One genomic window of Eleginops maclovinus isolate JMC-PN-2008 ecotype Puerto Natales chromosome 12, JC_Emac_rtc_rv5, whole genome shotgun sequence includes the following:
- the cenph gene encoding centromere protein H translates to MDPSDNVGNLNPMVEAVALNPDSSNTQKSITLEKMLRINQHVSNQFFEMAVQLQAGKSKRSCSTSEAERDLPDYVKELERVKTIHFNSTFILHRMQMWHAIGEKLKQNDSEAVALTAVSDHCMAFCSQIKQLQQESKDLQDDITEIQKKRLEMKRLTHEKMKEMADLTSRPEHPDTEKFKVALEKGQENLKKYRNMNIMTQNVLRGILLACKVNWMDDPKLRDIVMTLEVLPDFD, encoded by the exons ATGGACCCGTCTGACAACGTGGGGAACCTCAACCCCATGGTGGAGGCTGTGGCACTGAATCCTGACAGCTCCAACACACAGAAATCTATAACGCTTGAAAAGATGCTGAG AATAAATCAACACGTATCCAACCAGTTCTTTGAGATGGCAGTACAGCTCCAAGCAG GAAAGAGTAAGAGATCATGCAGCACATCTGAAGCAGAAAGAGACTT GCCAGATTATGTCAAAGAGCTGGAAAGAGTCAAGACCATTCATTTTAACAGCACATTCATACTACACAG AATGCAGATGTGGCACGCCATTGGAGAAAAGCTGAAACAGAATGATTCAGAGGCGGT TGCCCTGACAGCTGTGAGTGATCACTGCATGGCTTTTTgttcacaaataaaacaacttcaGCAA GAGTCAAAAGATCTTCAAGATGATATTACCGAAATACAGAAGAAAAGGCTGG aaatgAAGCGGCTCACacatgagaaaatgaaagagatgGCAGACTTGACGTCCAGACCAGAGCATCCAGATACAGAGAAGTTCAAAGTCGCGCTGGAGAAAGGACAGGAGAACCTGAAGAAATACAGGAATATGAACATCATGACACAAAACGTCCTCAGG GGAATCCTCTTGGCCTGCAAAGTCAACTGGATGGACGATCCCAAACTTCGAGACATCGTCATGACACTGGAGGTCTTGCCTGACTTTGActag
- the dimt1l gene encoding probable dimethyladenosine transferase — MPKVKPEKRSRQHQEVKNQGIMFNTGIGQHILKNPLVVNGIIEKAALRPTDVVLEVGPGTGNMTVKLLEKAKKVVACELDGRLVAELQKRVQCTPMQTKLQILIGDVLKTELPFFDVCVANLPYQISSPFVFKLLLHRPFFRCAVLMFQREFAMRLVAQPGDKLFCRLSINTQLLARVDHLMKVGKNNFRPPPKVESSVVRIEPKNPPPPVNFQEWDGLVRIAFVRKNKTLNAAFKSTAVEQLLEKNYRIHCSVHNVEIPADFSITKKVESVLQAVEFSEKRARSMDIDDFMVLLHAFNSAGIHFS; from the exons atgCCGAAAGTAAAGCCAGAGAAGAGAAGCAGGCAGCATCAAGAGGTGAAAAACCAAG GGATTATGTTCAACACCGGCATCGGTCAGCACATCCTGAAGAATCCACTGGTGGTCAACGGGATCATTGAGAAG GCTGCCCTGAGGCCGACGGATGTGGTTCTGGAGGTGGGACCCGGTACTGGTAACATGACAGTGAAGCTGCTGGAAAAAGCCAAGAAG GTGGTGGCCTGTGAGTTGGACGGCAGATTGGTGGCTGAACTTCAGAAAAGAGTCCAGTGCAC GCCCATGCAGACCAAACTTCAAATATTAATCGGAGATGTACTAAAAACAGAATTACCCTTCTTTGACGTCTGTGTGGCTAATTTACCATACCAG ATTTCGTCACCGTTTGTCTTTAAGCTTCTGCTGCATCGACCTTTCTTCAG GTGTGCCGTGTTGATGTTCCAGAGAGAGTTTGCCATGCGACTTGTTGCCCAACCTGGAGACAAGCTGTTCTGCAGATTGTCCATCAACACACAACTACTGGCTCGTGTCGACCATCTCATGAAG GTGGGGAAGAATAATTTCCGTCCTCCTCCAAAAGTGGAGTCAAGTGTTGTCAGGATAGAACCgaaaaatcctcctcctccagtaAACTTCCAG GAGTGGGATGGCCTGGTCAGAATAGCCTTtgtgaggaaaaacaaaaccctcAATGCCGCTTTTAA GTCCACTGCGGTAGAACAGCTGCTGGAAAAGAACTACAGGATTCACTGCTCTGTACACAATGTG GAAATCCCAGCTGACTTCAGCATCACCAAGAAGGTTGAGAGTGTTTTGCAGGCGGTTGAGTTCAGTGAAAAAAGAGCTCGCTCCATGGACATCGATGACTTCATGGT GCTGCTTCATGCGTTCAACTCTGCAGGGATCCACTTTTCTTAA
- the LOC134874018 gene encoding kinesin-like protein KIF2A isoform X2, with protein sequence MASCFGKIVVGTYVEIKRSDGRIHQAMVTSLNEDNESVTVEWIENGDTKGKEIDLESIFALNPDVAPDEEIAQSPETPPPPTPTSVKVNKIAKNRRTIAPIKNDTPSRDNRVIPTRARPTPPPQPEPVPPPPPLQPTQLTQAQTAQQLQNARRKSNCVKEVEKLQEKRERRRLQQQELREKRAQEVDTTIPNYEIMYMIRDFRASLDYRPLTTADLIEEHRICVCVRKRPLNKKELAMKDLDVITIPSKDVVMVHEPKQKVDLTRYLENQTFRFDYAFDDSTTNEMVYRFTARPLVETIFERGMATCFAYGQTGSGKTHTMGGDFSGKNQDCSKGIYALAARDVFLMLKKPNYKKLDLQVYATFFEIYSGKVFDLLNRKTKLRVLEDGKQQVQVVGLQEKDVKCTEEVLKLIEVGNSCRTSGQTSANAHSSRSHAVFQIILRRKGKMHGKFSLIDLAGNERGADTSSADRQTRLEGAEINKSLLALKECIRALGRNKPHTPFRASKLTQVLRDSFIGENSRTCMIATISPGMTSCENTLNTLRYANRVKELTVDPNQMIDVGRPNIHAMNQLELLDEDWLSISPQRDDLKLLCEQNEEEVSPQLFTFHEAVSQLVEMEDQVLEDHRAVFQESIRWLEDEKVLLEMTEEVDYDVESYATQLEQILDQKIDILTELRDKVKSFRSTLQEEEQASKQINPKRPRAL encoded by the exons ATGGCGTCGTGTTTTGGGAAGATCGTCGTTGGTACTTATGTGGAGATAAAGCGCAGTGATG GACGCATACACCAGGCGATGGTGACCTCACTGAATGAGGACAATGAGAGCGTCACCGTGGAGTGGATAGAAAATGGAGACACTAAAGGGAAAGAG ATTGACTTGGAGAGTATATTTGCACTTAACCCAGATGTGGCTCCAGATGAAGAAATTGCCCAAAGTCCAGAGACTCCACCCCCACCTACACCCACATCTGTCAAGGTCAACAAAATTGCAAAG AACCGTCGGACGATAGCACCTATAAAGAATGACACTCCGTCCCGGGATAATAGAG TGATTCCGACCCGGGCCAGACCAACTCCGCCTCCACAACCAGAGCCGGTACCTCCACCCCCCCCTCTGCAGCCCACGCAGCTCACTCAGGCCCAGACTGCACAGCAACTGCAGAACG CAAGGAGGAAGTCGAACTGCGTGAAGGAGGtggagaagctgcaggagaagagagagaggcgccggctccagcagcaggagctCAGAGAGAAGAGAGCTCAG GAGGTGGATACCACAATCCCTAACTACGAGATCATGTACATGATCAGAGATTTCCGAGCCAGCCTGGACTACCGGCCCCTGACCACAGCAGATCTG ATCGAAGAGCACAGAATATGCGTCTGTGTGAGGAAACGTCCACTCAACAAGAAAG AGTTGGCCATGAAGGATTTGGATGTGATCACCATCCCCAGTAAGGACGTGGTGATGGTTCATGAACCGAAACAGAAAGTGGACCTGACCCGCTACCTGGAGAACCAGACCTTCCGCTTTGACTACGCCTTTGACGACAGCACCACCAATGAGATGGTTTACAG gtTCACAGCACGGCCTCTAGTGGAGACCATTTTTGAGAGGGGCATGGCCACGTGCTTTGCCTATGGGCAGACAGGCAGTGGAAAAACACAT ACTATGGGTGGAGATTTCTCTGGGAAGAACCAGGACTGTTCTAAAGGAATTTATGCATTAGCTG CTCGGGATGTATTTCTCATGTTGAAGAAACCCAACTACAAGAAGTTAGATCTACAGGTGTACGCGACCTTCTTTGAAATCTACAGCGGAAAG GTGTTTGACCTGCTGAATCGTAAAACTAAGCTGCGGGTGCTGGAGGATGGGAAACAGCAGGTGCAGGTTGTGGGACTTCAGGAGAAGGATGTCAAGTGCACAGAGGAGGTCCTGAAACTCATAGAAGTGGGCAACAGCTGCAG AACATCAGGGCAGACATCAGCCAACGCCCACTCCTCTCGCAGCCACGCCGTATTCCAGATCATTCTTCGCCGGAAGGGGAAGATGCACGGCAAGTTCTCCCTCATCGACCTCGCTGGTAACGAGAGGGGGGCGGATACATCGAGTGCCGACCGGCAAACCCGTCTGGAGGGAGCTGAGATCAACAAAAGCCTGCTGGCCCTCAAG gagtgtATCAGGGCTCTAGGCCGCAACAAGCCTCACACCCCGTTCAGAGCCAGTAAGCTCACCCAGGTCCTGAGAGACTCGTTCATCGGGGAAAACTCACGCACATGCATG ATTGCAACAATCTCTCCTGGAATGACATCCTGCGAGAATACCCTCAACACACTACGCTACGCCAACAG ggtgAAGGAGCTGACAGTGGACCCCAACCAAATGATAGACGTGGGCCGACCCAACATCCACGCTATGAACCAGCTGGAGCTTTTAGACGAGGACTGGCTGAGTATCTCGCCGCAGAGAGACGACCTCAAACTGCTCTGTGAGCAGAAT gaggaggaggtgtctCCCCAGCTATTTACCTTCCACGAGGCGGTGTCTCAGTTAGTGGAGATGGAGGACCAGGTACTGGAGGACCATCGAGCTGTTTTTCAG GAGTCTATCCGGTGGTTGGAAGATGAAAAGGTGCTGCTGGAGATGACGGAGGAGGTGGATTATGACGTGGAGTCATACGCCACTCAGCTGGAGCAGATCCTAGACCAAAAGATAGACATCCTCACCGAGCTCCGGG ATAAAGTGAAGTCATTCCGCTCTACACTCCAAGAGGAGGAGCAAGCCAGTAAGCAGATCAATCCCAAGAGGCCACGGGCTCTTTAG
- the LOC134874018 gene encoding kinesin-like protein KIF2A isoform X1 has product MASCFGKIVVGTYVEIKRSDGRIHQAMVTSLNEDNESVTVEWIENGDTKGKEIDLESIFALNPDVAPDEEIAQSPETPPPPTPTSVKVNKIAKNRRTIAPIKNDTPSRDNRVIPTRARPTPPPQPEPVPPPPPLQPTQLTQAQTAQQLQNARRKSNCVKEVEKLQEKRERRRLQQQELREKRAQEVDTTIPNYEIMYMIRDFRASLDYRPLTTADLIEEHRICVCVRKRPLNKKELAMKDLDVITIPSKDVVMVHEPKQKVDLTRYLENQTFRFDYAFDDSTTNEMVYRFTARPLVETIFERGMATCFAYGQTGSGKTHTMGGDFSGKNQDCSKGIYALAARDVFLMLKKPNYKKLDLQVYATFFEIYSGKVFDLLNRKTKLRVLEDGKQQVQVVGLQEKDVKCTEEVLKLIEVGNSCRTSGQTSANAHSSRSHAVFQIILRRKGKMHGKFSLIDLAGNERGADTSSADRQTRLEGAEINKSLLALKECIRALGRNKPHTPFRASKLTQVLRDSFIGENSRTCMIATISPGMTSCENTLNTLRYANRVKEFGISPSDIPFSQGGQGSRSELSPTNTFEYDDFAATSPSRVKELTVDPNQMIDVGRPNIHAMNQLELLDEDWLSISPQRDDLKLLCEQNEEEVSPQLFTFHEAVSQLVEMEDQVLEDHRAVFQESIRWLEDEKVLLEMTEEVDYDVESYATQLEQILDQKIDILTELRDKVKSFRSTLQEEEQASKQINPKRPRAL; this is encoded by the exons ATGGCGTCGTGTTTTGGGAAGATCGTCGTTGGTACTTATGTGGAGATAAAGCGCAGTGATG GACGCATACACCAGGCGATGGTGACCTCACTGAATGAGGACAATGAGAGCGTCACCGTGGAGTGGATAGAAAATGGAGACACTAAAGGGAAAGAG ATTGACTTGGAGAGTATATTTGCACTTAACCCAGATGTGGCTCCAGATGAAGAAATTGCCCAAAGTCCAGAGACTCCACCCCCACCTACACCCACATCTGTCAAGGTCAACAAAATTGCAAAG AACCGTCGGACGATAGCACCTATAAAGAATGACACTCCGTCCCGGGATAATAGAG TGATTCCGACCCGGGCCAGACCAACTCCGCCTCCACAACCAGAGCCGGTACCTCCACCCCCCCCTCTGCAGCCCACGCAGCTCACTCAGGCCCAGACTGCACAGCAACTGCAGAACG CAAGGAGGAAGTCGAACTGCGTGAAGGAGGtggagaagctgcaggagaagagagagaggcgccggctccagcagcaggagctCAGAGAGAAGAGAGCTCAG GAGGTGGATACCACAATCCCTAACTACGAGATCATGTACATGATCAGAGATTTCCGAGCCAGCCTGGACTACCGGCCCCTGACCACAGCAGATCTG ATCGAAGAGCACAGAATATGCGTCTGTGTGAGGAAACGTCCACTCAACAAGAAAG AGTTGGCCATGAAGGATTTGGATGTGATCACCATCCCCAGTAAGGACGTGGTGATGGTTCATGAACCGAAACAGAAAGTGGACCTGACCCGCTACCTGGAGAACCAGACCTTCCGCTTTGACTACGCCTTTGACGACAGCACCACCAATGAGATGGTTTACAG gtTCACAGCACGGCCTCTAGTGGAGACCATTTTTGAGAGGGGCATGGCCACGTGCTTTGCCTATGGGCAGACAGGCAGTGGAAAAACACAT ACTATGGGTGGAGATTTCTCTGGGAAGAACCAGGACTGTTCTAAAGGAATTTATGCATTAGCTG CTCGGGATGTATTTCTCATGTTGAAGAAACCCAACTACAAGAAGTTAGATCTACAGGTGTACGCGACCTTCTTTGAAATCTACAGCGGAAAG GTGTTTGACCTGCTGAATCGTAAAACTAAGCTGCGGGTGCTGGAGGATGGGAAACAGCAGGTGCAGGTTGTGGGACTTCAGGAGAAGGATGTCAAGTGCACAGAGGAGGTCCTGAAACTCATAGAAGTGGGCAACAGCTGCAG AACATCAGGGCAGACATCAGCCAACGCCCACTCCTCTCGCAGCCACGCCGTATTCCAGATCATTCTTCGCCGGAAGGGGAAGATGCACGGCAAGTTCTCCCTCATCGACCTCGCTGGTAACGAGAGGGGGGCGGATACATCGAGTGCCGACCGGCAAACCCGTCTGGAGGGAGCTGAGATCAACAAAAGCCTGCTGGCCCTCAAG gagtgtATCAGGGCTCTAGGCCGCAACAAGCCTCACACCCCGTTCAGAGCCAGTAAGCTCACCCAGGTCCTGAGAGACTCGTTCATCGGGGAAAACTCACGCACATGCATG ATTGCAACAATCTCTCCTGGAATGACATCCTGCGAGAATACCCTCAACACACTACGCTACGCCAACAG AGTGAAGGAGTTTGGGATTAGTCCGTCGGACATCCCCTTCTCTCAGGGCGGTCAGGGGAGTCGCTCTGAGCTCTCGCCTACCAATACCTTTGAGTACGATGACTTTGCTGCTACCTCTCCCAGCAG ggtgAAGGAGCTGACAGTGGACCCCAACCAAATGATAGACGTGGGCCGACCCAACATCCACGCTATGAACCAGCTGGAGCTTTTAGACGAGGACTGGCTGAGTATCTCGCCGCAGAGAGACGACCTCAAACTGCTCTGTGAGCAGAAT gaggaggaggtgtctCCCCAGCTATTTACCTTCCACGAGGCGGTGTCTCAGTTAGTGGAGATGGAGGACCAGGTACTGGAGGACCATCGAGCTGTTTTTCAG GAGTCTATCCGGTGGTTGGAAGATGAAAAGGTGCTGCTGGAGATGACGGAGGAGGTGGATTATGACGTGGAGTCATACGCCACTCAGCTGGAGCAGATCCTAGACCAAAAGATAGACATCCTCACCGAGCTCCGGG ATAAAGTGAAGTCATTCCGCTCTACACTCCAAGAGGAGGAGCAAGCCAGTAAGCAGATCAATCCCAAGAGGCCACGGGCTCTTTAG
- the unc45b gene encoding protein unc-45 homolog B, with amino-acid sequence MGDPIHLKDEGNKLFQAGDIEHAIECYTKAIKACQDKKVLAVIYRNRSACFLKKENYANAASDASKAIDVDAADIKALFRRCQALEKLGKLDMAFKDVQRCATIEPKNKTFLETLRRLGAEIQAKLKTTFSTDSRVQNMFDILLDEEMDKDKREKAANNLIVLSREDAGAERIFQNNGVPLLLNMIETGKQEMVLAAVRTLSGMCTGHKARAMAIIQMVGVDKMCSIMAVDNEEVALATCNLFQCINDSLTGGDKREYGKEEALVLDASKDLKTILLALVEMVGSKKVSGHGRDQALNLLSKNVPRTVKKGRDNSRALFTIDHGLKKILKVCGQVSELPDQLPMTENTQLIASVLLTKLYDDLSCDPERNNFRDICDEYVKSKIDPNDMDRTIHAINVISGLLQGPFDVGNALVGRQGIMEMMVALCGSEREVDQMVAVEALIHSSSKMSRASFIITNGVSLLKDIYKKTKNEKIKIRSLVGLCKLGSAGGDDYSLRQFAEGSTEKLAKQCRKWLCNPKIDTKTRKWAIEGLAYLTNDADVKDDFVEDETALKAMFELSKSTDKTIIYSVACTLVNCTNCYEKKDIIPELVQLAKFSKQHVPEQHPKDKKDFIDQRVKKLLKAGITSALAVMVKADSSILTDQTKEMLSRVFLALTDDPKDRGTIVAQGGGKALIPLALEGTEVGKTKASHAIARIAAISNPEIAFPGERVYEVVRPLVGLLHTDKDGIQNYEALRSLTNLAGFSEKLRMKIVKEKALNDIENYMFEDHDQIRQAATECMCNLISCKEVQERFLADGNDRLKLLVLLCGEDDDNLQIAAAGALAMLTAAHKKISTKITVVTTQWLEILQRLCLHTNPHVQHRALVIIYNMLDSDDSELSKKLIESEVLEILSVIGKAEDNPKRQQAIDAARTCLVKAMDLGLIKPFASPS; translated from the exons ATGGGAGACCCAATCCATTTAAAAGATGAGGGAAACAAACTCTTCCAGGCAGGAGATATCGAACATGCCATCGAGTGCTACACTAAAGCCATCAAGGCATGCCAGGACAAAAAGGTGCTTGCTGTCATCTACAGGAACAGATCTGCATGCTTCCTAAAGAAG gaAAACTATGCCAACGCAGCGTCCGATGCATCTAAAG CAATTGATGTGGACGCAGCGGATATTAAAGCGTTGTTCCGGCGTTGCCAAGCTCTCGAGAAGTTAGGAAAACTTGACATGGCTTTCAAAGATGTGCAGAGATGTGCCACCATCGAACCAAAGAACAAGACATTCCTGGAGACTCTCCGCAGGCTGGGAGCAGAAATCCAGGCCAAG CTCAAGACAACATTCTCCACAGATTCAAGAGTGcaaaacatgtttgatattCTCCTTGATGAGGAAATGGATAAAGACAAAAGGGAAAAG GCTGCCAACAACCTCATTGTGCTGTCAAGAGAGGACGCAGGAGCTGAGAGAATCTTCCAGAATAACGGAGTGCCTCTGCTGCTCAACATGATAGAGACGGGCAAACAAGAGATGGTCCTGGCTGCTGTTCGTACTTTGTCAGGAATGTGCACGGGACACAAAGCTCGG GCCATGGCCATAATTCAGATGGTTGGCGTTGATAAGATGTGCAGCATTATGGCTGTCGACAATGAGGAGGTCGCGCTTGCAACCTGCAACCTCTTCCAGTGCATCAATGACTCCCTCACTGGTGGAGATAAAAGGGAATATGGCAAAGAAGAGGCCTTGGTTCTGG ATGCTTCCAAAGACCTGAAAACCATTCTCCTCGCTCTGGTTGAAATGGTTGGAAGTAAGAAGGTGTCTGGCCATGGCAGAGACCAGGCACTGAATCTCCTGAGCAAGAATGTACCTCGCACCgtaaagaaagggagagacaaCTCCAGGGCCCTCTTCACTATTGATCACG GTCTGAAGAAGATCCTCAAGGTGTGTGGTCAGGTTTCTGAACTGCCGGACCAGCTCCCCATGACGGAGAACACACAGCTGATTGCCAGCGTGCTGCTCACCAAGCTCTACGACGACCTCTCATGTGACCCTGAGAGAAACAACTTTAGGGACATTTGCGATGAATATGTCAA atCCAAAATTGATCCCAACGACATGGACCGGACAATTCACGCTATCAACGTCATCTCAGGCCTGCTTCAGGGTCCCTTTGATGTTGGAAACGCCCTTGTTGGGCGGCAAGGTATAATGGAGATGATGGTGGCACTGTGTGGCTCCGAACGTGAGGTGGACCAGATGGTTGCTGTGGAGGCGCTGATCCACTCTTCCTCCAAGATGAGCCGTGCCTCCTTCATCATCACCAATGGCGTGTCCCTTCTCAAGGACATCTACAAGAAGACCAAGAATGAGAAAATTAAAATCCGTTCTCTGGTG GGTCTGTGTAAACTGGGTTCAGCTGGAGGAGACGATTACAGTTTAAGGCAGTTTGCTGAGGGCTCCACAGAGAAACTGGCCAAGCAGTGCAGAAA GTGGCTCTGTAATCCCAAGATTGATACCAAAACAAGAAAGTGGGCTATCGAGGGTCTAGCTTATCTGACCAATGATGCTGACGTGAAAGATGACTTTGTTGAGGATGAGACTGCCCTGAAGGCCATGTTTGAACTATCaaag TCTACAGATAAGACAATCATCTATTCAGTAGCTTGCACCCTGGTTAACTGCACCAACTGCTATGAAAAGAAGGACATCATACCTGAGCTGGTTCAACTAGCAAAGTTTTCAAAGCAACATGTGCCAGAGCAACACCCCAAg GACAAGAAGGACTTTATTGATCAGAGAGTGAAGAAGCTGCTGAAGGCTGGCATCACTTCAGCTCTTGCTGTCATGGTAAAGGCAGACAGCTCCATCCTGACTGACCAGACCAAGGAAATGCTgtcaag AGTTTTCTTGGCTTTGACTGATGATCCAAAAGATCGTGGTACTATTGTGGCCCAAGGTGGTGGAAAG GCCTTGATACCACTTGCTCTGGAAGGGACAGAGGTTGGGAAAACAAAGGCCAGCCACGCCATTGCCAGGATTGCAGCTATTTCCAACCCAGAAATTGCTTTCCCTGGTGAGAGG GTGTATGAGGTGGTGCGGCCTTTAGTCGGCCTCCTTCACACAGACAAAGACGGCATACAGAACTACGAAGCTCTGCGAAGCCTCACCAACTTGGCTGGTTTCAGTGAAAAACTAAG AATGAagattgtgaaagagaaagCTCTGAATGACATTGAAAACTACATGTTTGAGGATCATGACCAGATCAGGCAGGCTGCTACTGAATGCATGTGCAACCTTATTTCATGTAAAGAG GTCCAAGAGCGTTTTCTGGCTGATGGCAATGACAGACTGAAGCTGCTGGTACTGCTTTGTGGCGAGGACGACGACAATCTTCAGATAGCTGCAGCTGGAGCTCTCGCTATGCTAACTGCTGCTCACAAGAAGATCTCCACCAAAATTACTGTTGTG
- the LOC134874018 gene encoding kinesin-like protein KIF2A isoform X3: MSDVSVDLVFITDSSHQPITRKDLGQLSRRKSNCVKEVEKLQEKRERRRLQQQELREKRAQEVDTTIPNYEIMYMIRDFRASLDYRPLTTADLIEEHRICVCVRKRPLNKKELAMKDLDVITIPSKDVVMVHEPKQKVDLTRYLENQTFRFDYAFDDSTTNEMVYRFTARPLVETIFERGMATCFAYGQTGSGKTHTMGGDFSGKNQDCSKGIYALAARDVFLMLKKPNYKKLDLQVYATFFEIYSGKVFDLLNRKTKLRVLEDGKQQVQVVGLQEKDVKCTEEVLKLIEVGNSCRTSGQTSANAHSSRSHAVFQIILRRKGKMHGKFSLIDLAGNERGADTSSADRQTRLEGAEINKSLLALKECIRALGRNKPHTPFRASKLTQVLRDSFIGENSRTCMIATISPGMTSCENTLNTLRYANRVKEFGISPSDIPFSQGGQGSRSELSPTNTFEYDDFAATSPSRVKELTVDPNQMIDVGRPNIHAMNQLELLDEDWLSISPQRDDLKLLCEQNEEEVSPQLFTFHEAVSQLVEMEDQVLEDHRAVFQESIRWLEDEKVLLEMTEEVDYDVESYATQLEQILDQKIDILTELRDKVKSFRSTLQEEEQASKQINPKRPRAL; encoded by the exons ATGTCTGATGTTTCTGTCGACCTCGTGTTTATCACAGACTCCTCTCATCAGCCGATAACCAGAAAGGATCTTGGACAGCTTT CAAGGAGGAAGTCGAACTGCGTGAAGGAGGtggagaagctgcaggagaagagagagaggcgccggctccagcagcaggagctCAGAGAGAAGAGAGCTCAG GAGGTGGATACCACAATCCCTAACTACGAGATCATGTACATGATCAGAGATTTCCGAGCCAGCCTGGACTACCGGCCCCTGACCACAGCAGATCTG ATCGAAGAGCACAGAATATGCGTCTGTGTGAGGAAACGTCCACTCAACAAGAAAG AGTTGGCCATGAAGGATTTGGATGTGATCACCATCCCCAGTAAGGACGTGGTGATGGTTCATGAACCGAAACAGAAAGTGGACCTGACCCGCTACCTGGAGAACCAGACCTTCCGCTTTGACTACGCCTTTGACGACAGCACCACCAATGAGATGGTTTACAG gtTCACAGCACGGCCTCTAGTGGAGACCATTTTTGAGAGGGGCATGGCCACGTGCTTTGCCTATGGGCAGACAGGCAGTGGAAAAACACAT ACTATGGGTGGAGATTTCTCTGGGAAGAACCAGGACTGTTCTAAAGGAATTTATGCATTAGCTG CTCGGGATGTATTTCTCATGTTGAAGAAACCCAACTACAAGAAGTTAGATCTACAGGTGTACGCGACCTTCTTTGAAATCTACAGCGGAAAG GTGTTTGACCTGCTGAATCGTAAAACTAAGCTGCGGGTGCTGGAGGATGGGAAACAGCAGGTGCAGGTTGTGGGACTTCAGGAGAAGGATGTCAAGTGCACAGAGGAGGTCCTGAAACTCATAGAAGTGGGCAACAGCTGCAG AACATCAGGGCAGACATCAGCCAACGCCCACTCCTCTCGCAGCCACGCCGTATTCCAGATCATTCTTCGCCGGAAGGGGAAGATGCACGGCAAGTTCTCCCTCATCGACCTCGCTGGTAACGAGAGGGGGGCGGATACATCGAGTGCCGACCGGCAAACCCGTCTGGAGGGAGCTGAGATCAACAAAAGCCTGCTGGCCCTCAAG gagtgtATCAGGGCTCTAGGCCGCAACAAGCCTCACACCCCGTTCAGAGCCAGTAAGCTCACCCAGGTCCTGAGAGACTCGTTCATCGGGGAAAACTCACGCACATGCATG ATTGCAACAATCTCTCCTGGAATGACATCCTGCGAGAATACCCTCAACACACTACGCTACGCCAACAG AGTGAAGGAGTTTGGGATTAGTCCGTCGGACATCCCCTTCTCTCAGGGCGGTCAGGGGAGTCGCTCTGAGCTCTCGCCTACCAATACCTTTGAGTACGATGACTTTGCTGCTACCTCTCCCAGCAG ggtgAAGGAGCTGACAGTGGACCCCAACCAAATGATAGACGTGGGCCGACCCAACATCCACGCTATGAACCAGCTGGAGCTTTTAGACGAGGACTGGCTGAGTATCTCGCCGCAGAGAGACGACCTCAAACTGCTCTGTGAGCAGAAT gaggaggaggtgtctCCCCAGCTATTTACCTTCCACGAGGCGGTGTCTCAGTTAGTGGAGATGGAGGACCAGGTACTGGAGGACCATCGAGCTGTTTTTCAG GAGTCTATCCGGTGGTTGGAAGATGAAAAGGTGCTGCTGGAGATGACGGAGGAGGTGGATTATGACGTGGAGTCATACGCCACTCAGCTGGAGCAGATCCTAGACCAAAAGATAGACATCCTCACCGAGCTCCGGG ATAAAGTGAAGTCATTCCGCTCTACACTCCAAGAGGAGGAGCAAGCCAGTAAGCAGATCAATCCCAAGAGGCCACGGGCTCTTTAG